The window GACCAGATCAGGATCTTCGATGTCTGAACCGACCTGGAAGTTCGCGTAGTATAATCGCCCCGGCTCAATGTAGACATTATTGTCTGGATCTGTCGTGCTGGACCAGAATCCAAACTGGAAATTCGGATTGTCTGCCGGTTTGATTCCAAGGCGACTGTTGTCCGAGTCGTAGGTTCCACTGGCTGGATCGAATGTGCCTTCGAGCGTGTAGAACTGCCAACCGTTGGTTCCCGTTGTAAAATCATAGGAACGCTCGAGCCGAGCTTCGTGGAGCAAGTTATCCGGCGCGACGCGCACTTCCATCCAGTCCAACATGACCTGCGCCGATGGAGAATCCTCCGGTATAAAGCCGAGCAGGTCGAACTCGCAATTGAACACGCGGCTGGTTTTTGGGGGGATGAAGTACAGGGTGTACTCCTTGCCCTGAGGAGTTGGCGAATACGCGCCATCGTAGTATGAAAAGACCGATAGCAGATCGCTGTGCTGGCTATTGAGTGCGGTCTGACGGAGACGGACTTCCGGAACCAATGTTGGGTCCGCCTCGTTCGTCAGGATTCGGCCTGAGACCTGAAAGATGCGTGTCCCATCGACCTTCGGAATCTGCAGCAGAATTGTGTCGTTGAGGGTCGGACCATCGTTTGCAGCGTAGAATTCAAAGGGTGGCGAATGCCAGATCCCAACGAGGTCTTCGTTGTTCGTTGCGGTCATCCCCAGAACGCCTGGATCGCCCCACTCTGTGAAGAACCCAGGGGCACTGAAGGGAGGCCACTGAAATGCCGTCCAACCTTCGAGCCCTTCAGTGAATGTGAACTCATGCGATGGGTAGGGAGTCGGTATAGGCGACGGCGTGGGCGTTGGAGTCGGAGAAGGTGTGGGGACCGGCAAACCATCGTACCGTGTCAGAATGCGGAAACCGTAAAGCCCCCGACGTCGGTCGGGAGTGTCGCTACGTCGGCAGGCGGATCGACAGATCTCTGCACCATCGTACCAGCCGCCGCCGCGAAGGACGCGTTTCGTTCCGGTGTCCGGCCCTGTGGGATCGAGGGAGGGGCTCACGCTGTAGTAGGTCGCCGAATAGTAGTCCTGGCACCATTCTCGTGCGTTGCCGCTCATGTCGTAGAGCCCCCACGCATTCGCCTGCCACTGCCCCACCGGACGTTCGTAGGCTGTCGACATCAAAACGGTATTGGCTTCGAACCACGCATTGCCCAAGATGAACGTCTCGGACAAGTCGTCGCCCCAATAGTAGCGTGTCTGTGTTTCGGCACGACAGGCGTATTCCCATTCCGCCTCCGTTGGCAAACTGAGTGCGAGATCTCCCTGTGCTGTGTCCAGGGCAATCTGGTTCAGGGCAGCGAGAAACGCCTGGGCATCGTTGTATGAAACATTTGTCGCCGGGCTGTTCGGGTCATCGAGGTAGCTCGCATTTTCCTCCCAAGGACGTGTCCCCATGACGGCTTCCCACTGTCCCTTTGTCACCTCGTATGTGCCCAGAAAGTAGTCCGTCCCGATCACAACCGTGTGAGGAACCTGTTCATCCGCTTCCGAGTCTACCACTGTGACGGCCGATCCCATGCTGAAGGAGCCGGCAGGTATTCGCGTCAGTTGCAATGCGGATCCGTCCGGCAAGTAGACGGCCCCGATGTCGCGATCAGACTGTGCCCACGTTGCAACTGCGAGTAGCGATAGACTCAAACCGACTGCAAACGACCGGAGTCGTTGAGTTGATGTGCGCATGGTTCCTCCGATTCCCGCCAATAAGTCCGTCCTCGATCCAAGGTCAGTCGTTTACTGAGTAGATCTGAAGCTGTTGCAGGTAAATCGAACCGCCGGCCTGCAGATTCTCTCTGCCCGGTTCGGCCAGCAGATCGAATGAACTGATCAGGTATTGTCCGGTGCCGATCCCAGTGCTGAGAAAAACCGTATACGAACGGGCATCTGCACGTGTGGGGCTGTTTTCGGCGCTCCCGGTAGAGTTCACGGTGGTGATGTGGCAAGCTCGGAACAGCGAGGTATTGAGGCGCAGTCGAAAAGTCGGTACCTGATCCGCCTCACGGATGTCCGATGCGACCCTGAATACGGCGTAGTAGATTCGTCCGGGCTCGATCAGAACGTTGTTTGCTGGATCGGTTGTTGAGGTCCAGTATCCAACCTGGAAGTCCGGCGTGTCAGCGATTTGAATGCGAAGAGCATTCACATTCTCGCTGTACTCGCCAATTGGCTCTGCGTACTGGTCTGCCAATGTCTCGAAGGTCCAGCCCTCAGCGTCCGTGTCGAAGTCGTAGGATCGCTCCAGCCTCGGGCTTGAGAACAAAACGTCGGGAACCCAGGTTACGGCTGCCCGATCAAGCATGACGGTCGCGCTTGGAGAATCATCGACATCGAAGTTCAGGAGATCGAATTCACAGTTGAACGGAGAATTCGAAGGGGGCGGTTTGAAGTACAGGCGGTACTCTCTGCCTTCCGGCGTGGGTGAGTATGCCCCATCATAGAATGAGAAGAGGGATAACAAATCGCTTTGCTGAGCATCGATGGCGGTGGTGCGCAAACGAACTTGAGGCACGCGCCTCGGATCGGTTTCATCGGTTGATATTCTGCCCGTCAGTGCGAGAACGCCTGTGGGAGAAGAGGCAGCGCGATCAGCGTTCTCTTCTCCCCGTGCTGAGCCTTCTAACGCGTACTTCACGGGCGGTGAATGCCAGATCCCGACGAGATCCTCATTCCCAGTACTTGTCATGCTGAGGCTTCCGGAGCCTTCGTCCTCCCATGCGAATTCCGGCGCACTGTAAGGAGGCCACTCGTATGGTTCCCATCCCTCGTCTCCATCTTCAAAGTCCCACACGGGCTGACAGTCATTGACGACCCCCTCTTCAGGGAAGAACGCCACTCGGCATCCGACCCATTCTTCCTGTGGGTACGGTTTTGGGAAAACGATTACATACTCTCCCGTCGGGATACGGGTGCGGCAGGGGTAGCTAGCGGAGGCGGCGGCGTGGTGCAACTCCAAGCTATCAACGGAACACTGCGCGAGATAATCGTAGTAATTCCCCCCGATTGAGTATCCCGCATACGAGAAGAGATTGTCGTTGTCATAACCCGGGTTGGCCGGTCGGCACCAGAGGTATTTAGCCGAGGTCCATTCTGAAGCATTCCCACTCATATCGTAGAGTCCCCAGAGGTTCGGCTCCTTCTGACCAACGGGATGCAGACGAAGGTGAGAACTGCTCCAGTACCAGGCGCAGTCAGAAGCGAGCGACTCATCTTCCCCCCAATAGAAACGGTCGGTTCCTCCCGCCGAATAAGCATACTGCCACTCATCGATCGAGGGCAGTCGGAACTCGCCCCTGAGTTCGGGATAGAAGAGCCGAATATATTCTGTAAGCTTGTTCGTGACAATACCGGCCCGAGGCTGAGAAATGTCAGTCTGGGGAAGATGAATGTCAGGATCCGCGTAATCGATGGATGGATTTTCCCAATCCCCGAACAGCGAATCCCACTGGGCGCGCGTGACTTCAAATTTCCCCATGTAGAATCCGTTTCTGATGCTCTCCGATTCCTGTTCCCACGGATTCGGGGGGATTGCGCTGAGTTGAAGTTCTATGTCGCCGGGCAGGCGCACCACGAGATCCTCAGCAGAGTAAAGGTCCTGCGCAGCCAGGGGAAGAGCCAATAGTAGCACGACAACCAGCGCCGTGGCCCGTATTGCCCCCGAGAAAGTCAAGAGGCGCAAAGAAGAATCAGATCCCATCATATCCCACTCCTCCAAAACGCAGAATTGACCAGTGCTCCCACCCGTGAGCCCATCTATTGACAAGCTTTCACAGATCGCCATCCGGCGCAATCAAAACATCCGTAGATTTAATTGGATTCGATCAGTGCGCCTTGCGAAGGTCGGCAGCTACTCGGAAACCGAGGAAGTCAAGTTGCGTGTCCGGCGGGTATCCGTTGCGTGCCGCGGAACGACACCCGGCGGCGTAGAAGCCCCAGTAACCCCCGCGGACGATCCGATCTCTGGCCGCAGGCTCCGTCCACGCAGAGCCGTCGTCAGGTGCGTCTTCATACGATCCATGCCACCAGTCCTGGCACCACTCGTAGACATTGCCGTGCATGTCGAACAACCCGAAGCCGTTCGGCAACTTCTCCCCCACCGGCTTTGGTCCGGCGGGCGTGTTATCGCCACAGAACCACATGAATTTCTTGCGCGTGCCATCCATCCCGCATGTGTCGTTGGCTCCAAGGGAATCGCCGAACGCAAAACGAGTCGATGTGCCGGCGCGGCAGGCGTATTCCCATTCCGCTTCGCTTGGCAGTCGAACGTGAATCCCGTCCTGTCCGGTTTCCCGCAGGTGGGCATTCAGAGCGGTCACGAAGTCGTGGGCCTCGTTCCAACTGATGGATTGCGCGGGATGATCGCCGGGGGCATCGAATCGCTCGCCCATCAGGGCTTCCCACTGGGCGACGGTGACCTCGAATTCGCCCAGCAGGAAGTCATCCGACAGGGAGACCCAGTGCTGCGGACCTTCGGAAGGCCAGCGACCACGCTCATGCATCGGCGAGCCCATGCGAAACGACCCGGATGGGATTTGCACGAAGGCCATCTCGACATCGTCGGGCAACCTGATCCGCAAATTGCTGTCCGGCTTCGGCACGGAGTAAATGTCCAGATGATCCAGAAAAATCGAACCGCCCGGCTCCATCGGTTCCCACGAGGCATCGGCAAGCAAATCGAAGGAGACGAGCAGGTTTCCTCCGATGCCGATGTTTGGCGGGAAATACACGCGATAGTGCGCCGGCGACGTCGCGGTTAGTGCGTTTGCGCCGGTTGAGACGATGCTCATGTGGCGACTGGTTCGGAAGGACGATTCATTCAGGCGAAGACGAAAGGTTGGAACATGGTCGGGGTTTGCGATGTCGGTTCCAACGGTAAATGCCGCGAAGTAGATCCGATTCGATTCCAATTCCACGTTGTTTCTTCGATCGAGCGTCGAACCCCAAAACCCAAACTGAAGGGATTCTGTTTCGGCTGTCTGGATGCCCAGGCGCCCGTGTTCTTCGTCATAGAGGGGGTGAGACTCTGCATACAATCCCGGCAGCGTGTATGGCTGCCACCCGTCTGTGCCCGTATCGAAACTGAATGATTTCTCCTTGTGCGCGTTCGCGAAAGCTGCGGCAGGAACCGGGCGGATGTCGACGGAGCCAAGCACGTCGCGCGTCGCCGCCAGTTCGAGTGGAAGGAGATTCTTCGCCTCGACCTGCGTGTGGAAGTCTGTGCTCCCTGCGGGCGGCTGGAAGTACATCGTGAGATCTTCGGGAAGCGGCACGTCGGAGGTTCCACCTGAGGCCGGCAGTTCGACCGTGAGAACGTCCATCTGCGAATTGTCCTGAGACGAAACTCGCAGTCGCACCTGCCCAACCATCAGGCGGTCGAGTTCGACAAGATTGGCCCGATAGGTCGCCGCAAAGACGATCGAGCCATCGGTGCTGTCGATCGGGAGCGGAAGGCCTCTTCTCTCCGGTATGCGGGTGCCTCCGTCGATGGGTTCTTGTTTGGATGACAACCATTCCGCATCCTGATCTGCGAATGAGAACCCTTCGCGATCTGGAGGAACAGTGAAATCCAGCAGAACCCGAAATCCGGTCGAGGCGGAACGCGTGTCGGGATCTTCTCTCCATCGGGATGCGGACCGGCACAGGCGCGCAGGCGAGTTCCAACTGCCACCCCGCAGAACCCGCGAGGACTCGTTGGCAGGAGAGTTAGAATCAATTTCCCAGAACGAATTCGCGCACCATTCGCCGGCGTTCCCTGCCATATCGACAAGGCCCCAGGCATTTGCCTTCTTCAGGCCAACCGGATGCGCGTAGCGTTCGCCGGCGTCCCACGCGTTTCCTTGATACCAGGCGCAGTCATCGATCGCAGCCGCTTCTCTTCCCCAGAAGAAGGGCGAAGATGTTCCCGCACGACAGGCATACTCCCATTCCGATTCCACGGGGAGACGTGCAGCGAGAAACGAGCGACCGGATTCCTGGAGATGCCGATTCACGGTTTCCACAAAGCGCTGCGCGTCATCCCACGAGACGTACACCGCCGGGCTTTGCGGGTCATCGCTGACGAATTCCCGTCCTGCCCAAGGCGACGAGCGCATGACTGCGCGCCATTGGGCCTTCGTCACTTCGGATTGGCCGAGGAAGAAGTCCTCCGGGATCGTCACCGTCTCGGGAGGAAGTTCAGAAGGCATTCGTCCGAGTTCCTCTTCAGCGGATCCCATTATGTAGGTACCGGCCGGGATCCGGACCATCTGCATCGATTCATCGCCAGGAAGTTGGAGGGCAAAAGAGTCTTCTGCGGCGCCCGCTCCCGCCGCGCAGACGGCAATTGCCAGAACGAGCAATAGGAGCCCGGGTTGCATCCGTCCCTGAATCATGCCCCGCCTTTCCTCCGCCAGAGGTTGGCAAAGGATTACGAAGAGCGAGGTGAGACGCAAGGAAAACTGGTGTCAAACACCGAATCCAGAAACCCGCCGGGCACAATTGGCAGTGCCCGGCGGGTGCGAATAATCCATCCCCAGTCGACCAATCAGTAGCCGTTATAGGCGGCTTCCATCACTGAATCGATCTGCGCCTGCGTAAGATTGTCCCCGATCACTGCGACGACAAACTTCTGTCCGCCCTTGCTGTAGTTCTTGACGAAATCCCCATCCTCGCCACACAGGAGCGCCGAGGCAGACATCGCCATCGAGGTTGCAGGATAGTACTTCTTCTTGGGCTTCTTGCCTGGGTTTGGCGCGACGTAGTTTGTTCCAGACGCCGAATCGCCTTCCTCGTCGGAGACGGTCACATAGACGATGATGCCATCGTCATCCGCCTTGGTCAGAGAGGAATCCAGTGCACTGCGTACTGTGTCTGACATGGTTTCGAGTGCTCCTATATGAGTTTTCCCGCCCTGTCTCCAGAATGCGGGTTAGTGCCATGGAATTTCCCTCCACTCAGATTACGGACCGATTCGATTCTGGATGCGGTCCCAGATATCTCCTGCTCCGTCCAGTTCCGTTTTGATCTTATCCAGGTGCTGCACATCCTGCCAGGCCTTGGCGAATTCGTCGTCTGCGGCACTTGCGTCTCCCTCCGCCAATCGTGCCTCGCCCTTGGCCCAATGGGCGGTCGCGAGATACTCCCAGATTCTGAATGGAGGGTTCTCAAGTTGCTCCAGCGTGAGCAATGTCTCGATGCTCTCGTTCGCGTAGGAGATTGCGCCGTCATTGTCACCGGCACAGAGCGCAAGCTCGGCTGCCAGGGCGGTCAATTCGCCAAGCGTGTAGGAGCGGGAGAGGTTATCCTCTCGGGCGGCCGCGAGATGGCGTTGCTCTTTCAGAGCCTGGTCGACGGTATCGAGTCCTTCTGCGCAACGATTCAGCGCCAGGAGGGCTTGGGCCTTCCTCATCCTCAGACGAACGAGATCCTGCAGTTGATAAGGATCCTGGAGAGAGGGATCCCGGCGACTGATGCTTCCGTCGATGGCTCGCTGGATTCGCGCCAGGCCGCTCGGATCATCGAGGTACTTGACGGCGAGGACGCCGATCATGCTGTCGGCGTTCTCAAGATTCTGCGCCATGCTTTGATCGTCGGAATCCAGCTGTTCCAGCTTCTCGAACAGCTTCTTCGCCTCGTCGTGCAGTTGGCGCCCCTGCTCCATGTTGCCTTCCTGGAAAGCCAGGTGCGATGCCATGCAGGCAAGCCAAAGCTGTCGGGATGCGTGGTAGGGCTTGGGCGACTGTGAGGCGAGCGCCGAAGCGTAACGGTGTGCCTCGGTCAGATTCCTCTCCCACTCGCCGATGTCGCCGCGAAGGGCTTCGATGGAAACCAGCGATTCCTTTCCGATGATCAAGTCCGCCAGGTAGGTTTCCTTGTTGGTTTCGCGAAATGCTTTAACCTGCAGTTCGAGCGCATTCTTCACGGCGCTGCGCGCCTTGTCCAGATCGAGGGTTGCCGCAAAGACGTCCGAAAGCCTGAGATAGGTCCAGGCCTGCATACGCAGATCTTCGGGAGTCAGCGTCCCAACATCCTTGTTCTGGTAATACTGAAGCCCCAGTTGGGCGATACTGTGCAACGACTCCAACCGATCCACCGACCTGAGTGGAATATCGAGCTCGTAAAGCACCTCTTCGAGCGTCGTTTCCATATCGTCTCTGGCTTCCTGGGCTTCCTGCCGTCGCGCGTCGGCAATGTCACGCTGTTCGGCCAGTTGGACGTTCTTGTCCTCGATCGCCTTGCGACTCTTCTGCTGCTGATGAGCGAATCCCACGGCTCCGATGATCACGATCAGCAGGAGAAGAAACGATGCGGCCAATGCTAACCTGCGTTGGCGGGCATGGCGCTTCTGCTGAAGGTCCGCC of the bacterium genome contains:
- a CDS encoding formylglycine-generating enzyme family protein, with the translated sequence MIQGRMQPGLLLLVLAIAVCAAGAGAAEDSFALQLPGDESMQMVRIPAGTYIMGSAEEELGRMPSELPPETVTIPEDFFLGQSEVTKAQWRAVMRSSPWAGREFVSDDPQSPAVYVSWDDAQRFVETVNRHLQESGRSFLAARLPVESEWEYACRAGTSSPFFWGREAAAIDDCAWYQGNAWDAGERYAHPVGLKKANAWGLVDMAGNAGEWCANSFWEIDSNSPANESSRVLRGGSWNSPARLCRSASRWREDPDTRSASTGFRVLLDFTVPPDREGFSFADQDAEWLSSKQEPIDGGTRIPERRGLPLPIDSTDGSIVFAATYRANLVELDRLMVGQVRLRVSSQDNSQMDVLTVELPASGGTSDVPLPEDLTMYFQPPAGSTDFHTQVEAKNLLPLELAATRDVLGSVDIRPVPAAAFANAHKEKSFSFDTGTDGWQPYTLPGLYAESHPLYDEEHGRLGIQTAETESLQFGFWGSTLDRRNNVELESNRIYFAAFTVGTDIANPDHVPTFRLRLNESSFRTSRHMSIVSTGANALTATSPAHYRVYFPPNIGIGGNLLVSFDLLADASWEPMEPGGSIFLDHLDIYSVPKPDSNLRIRLPDDVEMAFVQIPSGSFRMGSPMHERGRWPSEGPQHWVSLSDDFLLGEFEVTVAQWEALMGERFDAPGDHPAQSISWNEAHDFVTALNAHLRETGQDGIHVRLPSEAEWEYACRAGTSTRFAFGDSLGANDTCGMDGTRKKFMWFCGDNTPAGPKPVGEKLPNGFGLFDMHGNVYEWCQDWWHGSYEDAPDDGSAWTEPAARDRIVRGGYWGFYAAGCRSAARNGYPPDTQLDFLGFRVAADLRKAH
- a CDS encoding formylglycine-generating enzyme family protein; translation: MMGSDSSLRLLTFSGAIRATALVVVLLLALPLAAQDLYSAEDLVVRLPGDIELQLSAIPPNPWEQESESIRNGFYMGKFEVTRAQWDSLFGDWENPSIDYADPDIHLPQTDISQPRAGIVTNKLTEYIRLFYPELRGEFRLPSIDEWQYAYSAGGTDRFYWGEDESLASDCAWYWSSSHLRLHPVGQKEPNLWGLYDMSGNASEWTSAKYLWCRPANPGYDNDNLFSYAGYSIGGNYYDYLAQCSVDSLELHHAAASASYPCRTRIPTGEYVIVFPKPYPQEEWVGCRVAFFPEEGVVNDCQPVWDFEDGDEGWEPYEWPPYSAPEFAWEDEGSGSLSMTSTGNEDLVGIWHSPPVKYALEGSARGEENADRAASSPTGVLALTGRISTDETDPRRVPQVRLRTTAIDAQQSDLLSLFSFYDGAYSPTPEGREYRLYFKPPPSNSPFNCEFDLLNFDVDDSPSATVMLDRAAVTWVPDVLFSSPRLERSYDFDTDAEGWTFETLADQYAEPIGEYSENVNALRIQIADTPDFQVGYWTSTTDPANNVLIEPGRIYYAVFRVASDIREADQVPTFRLRLNTSLFRACHITTVNSTGSAENSPTRADARSYTVFLSTGIGTGQYLISSFDLLAEPGRENLQAGGSIYLQQLQIYSVND
- a CDS encoding formylglycine-generating enzyme family protein, with protein sequence MRTSTQRLRSFAVGLSLSLLAVATWAQSDRDIGAVYLPDGSALQLTRIPAGSFSMGSAVTVVDSEADEQVPHTVVIGTDYFLGTYEVTKGQWEAVMGTRPWEENASYLDDPNSPATNVSYNDAQAFLAALNQIALDTAQGDLALSLPTEAEWEYACRAETQTRYYWGDDLSETFILGNAWFEANTVLMSTAYERPVGQWQANAWGLYDMSGNAREWCQDYYSATYYSVSPSLDPTGPDTGTKRVLRGGGWYDGAEICRSACRRSDTPDRRRGLYGFRILTRYDGLPVPTPSPTPTPTPSPIPTPYPSHEFTFTEGLEGWTAFQWPPFSAPGFFTEWGDPGVLGMTATNNEDLVGIWHSPPFEFYAANDGPTLNDTILLQIPKVDGTRIFQVSGRILTNEADPTLVPEVRLRQTALNSQHSDLLSVFSYYDGAYSPTPQGKEYTLYFIPPKTSRVFNCEFDLLGFIPEDSPSAQVMLDWMEVRVAPDNLLHEARLERSYDFTTGTNGWQFYTLEGTFDPASGTYDSDNSRLGIKPADNPNFQFGFWSSTTDPDNNVYIEPGRLYYANFQVGSDIEDPDLVPTFRLRLNTSLFRACQLTTVASTGTAENSPTPGHSRLYTVFLSPGIGVGQYLLSSFDLLAEPGVETLQPGGSVYLERVDIYSVPDDLVE
- a CDS encoding serine/threonine protein kinase — its product is MTDTTTTTDGFGDDRLFGPMSDAEVASLLSQTPTRALEEGATLPAKVEDVSCDGDFRFFKRIGAGGQGEVWLARQEELHRMVAVKVLLGHDEESFRKEAMVAGALDHPNIIPIHQMCRVERYGADQPALAMKLARGTPWSRLIRQEHPGDGEKPSFSYLSRHLRIFIAMCNALAYAHDRGIIHRDIKPSQVIVGEYGEVYLTDWGMAIVLVDEFTATRKLDEGASGLMPTRESSSVACGTPAYMAPEQVDTSNDRIGRHTDIYLLGGVLFEILTGHPPREVSVYATAMLAIHENKHRLVPKDAPEELQAIIKQCFSTRPEARPESVLAVRKAVEEYIDGIGKQEDSRKLSDEVARKVAVLDETAYDYKTVGSLIQQANAARDLWPGNPEAEQLRRKLVVLQIEHALRQRDLGFARGACVGLPAEDETRVDLERRIAEADLQQKRHARQRRLALAASFLLLLIVIIGAVGFAHQQQKSRKAIEDKNVQLAEQRDIADARRQEAQEARDDMETTLEEVLYELDIPLRSVDRLESLHSIAQLGLQYYQNKDVGTLTPEDLRMQAWTYLRLSDVFAATLDLDKARSAVKNALELQVKAFRETNKETYLADLIIGKESLVSIEALRGDIGEWERNLTEAHRYASALASQSPKPYHASRQLWLACMASHLAFQEGNMEQGRQLHDEAKKLFEKLEQLDSDDQSMAQNLENADSMIGVLAVKYLDDPSGLARIQRAIDGSISRRDPSLQDPYQLQDLVRLRMRKAQALLALNRCAEGLDTVDQALKEQRHLAAAREDNLSRSYTLGELTALAAELALCAGDNDGAISYANESIETLLTLEQLENPPFRIWEYLATAHWAKGEARLAEGDASAADDEFAKAWQDVQHLDKIKTELDGAGDIWDRIQNRIGP